In Bos indicus isolate NIAB-ARS_2022 breed Sahiwal x Tharparkar chromosome 2, NIAB-ARS_B.indTharparkar_mat_pri_1.0, whole genome shotgun sequence, a single genomic region encodes these proteins:
- the SPEGNB gene encoding LOW QUALITY PROTEIN: SPEG neighbor protein (The sequence of the model RefSeq protein was modified relative to this genomic sequence to represent the inferred CDS: inserted 1 base in 1 codon; deleted 1 base in 1 codon; substituted 1 base at 1 genomic stop codon) has protein sequence MMIATTCALALPFGRPCRLPPSRVKLSPHSESRSSAPARKPAAVFCSAAAPPPGCMLDINDPQVQKAAIRIQASYQDDRSWKELREKGPPRVLEPLKDVVLLMEGGAAKLTCRVSAFPDLFIRCGKDRKELRDGPKCRYVFKDPDVVALVVHDGEMADLSQYSVNVTNPFGQCSDSARILVEVPAKIQKGSDNTKARKGAKVTLIAEILGKPAPDVAWAKNGEEKKTTGEVFFEIGSTTATLTIRQATPEDSGKYEVXVENSLGMDXSIARVDVA, from the exons CAACTACCTGTGCCCTGGCCCTGCCGTTTGGAAGGCCATGCCGCCTGCCACCCAGCAGGGTGAAGCTGAGCCCTCACAGCGAGTCTAGATCTTCAG CTCCTGCCAGAAAACCAGCGGCTGTGTTCTGCTCCgctgcagcccctccccctgGATGTATGCTGGATATCAATGACCCCCAGGTTCAGAAAGCAGCCATTCGCATCCAGGCCTCTTACCAGGACGACA GGTCCTGGAAGGAGCTGCGCGAGAAGGGGCCACCGAGAGTGTTGGAGCCGCTGAAGGACGTGGTGCTGCTGATGGAGGGCGGCGCGGCGAAGCTGACTTGCCGCGTTTCGGCTTTCCCGGACCTATTCATCCGCTGCGGCAAGGACCGCAAGGAGCTGCGCGACGGGCCCAAGTGTCGTTATGTCTTCAAGGACCCTGACGTAGTGGCACTGGTGGTGCACGATGGCGAGATGGCAGATCTGAGCCAGTACAGCGTCAACGTAACCAACCCCTTCGGCCAGTGCTCCGACTCGGCGCGTATCCTTGTGGAAG TTCCAGCGAAGATTCAGAAGGGATCGGAT AACACTAAGGCGCGCAAAGGCGCCAAGGTAACGCTGATTGCCGAGATCCTGGGTAAGCCTGCGCCCGACGTGGCCTGGGCCAAGAACGGGGAAGAGAAGAAGACTACAGGTGAGG TGTTCTTTGAGATCGGCAGTACCACCGCGACGCTGACTATCCGCCAGGCCACGCCGGAGGACAGCGGCAAGTACGAGGTGTAAGTGGAGAACAGCCTGGGCATGG CATCCATCGCTCGCGTGGATGTGGCCTGA